One stretch of Paraburkholderia fungorum DNA includes these proteins:
- a CDS encoding SDR family oxidoreductase, whose protein sequence is MKRLAGKTTLVTGAGRGIGAAIALAFAREGASVVLAELDIDTAQQTAESIRAQTGARVLAVHTDVTQSASVQQAVSEAEKNLGPLDVLVNNAGINVFCDPLTMTDDDWRRCFAVDLDGVWNGCRAALPGMVERGAGSIVNIASTHSFKIIPGCFPYPVAKHGVIGLTRALGIEYAPRNVRVNAIAPGYIETQLTHDWWNEQPDPAAAKLATLALPPMKRIGRPEEVAMTAVFLASDEAPFINASCITVDGGRSALYHD, encoded by the coding sequence ATGAAGCGGCTCGCCGGCAAAACCACGCTGGTCACCGGTGCCGGGCGCGGCATCGGCGCGGCGATCGCGCTTGCGTTTGCGCGTGAAGGCGCGTCGGTCGTGCTGGCGGAACTCGATATCGACACCGCGCAGCAAACGGCCGAGTCGATCCGCGCGCAAACCGGCGCGCGGGTGCTCGCGGTGCATACCGACGTGACGCAGTCGGCGTCGGTTCAGCAGGCCGTGAGCGAGGCCGAAAAAAACCTCGGTCCGCTCGACGTGCTCGTGAACAACGCTGGCATCAACGTGTTCTGCGATCCGCTGACCATGACCGACGACGACTGGCGGCGCTGCTTCGCGGTCGATCTCGACGGCGTGTGGAACGGTTGCCGTGCGGCATTGCCGGGCATGGTCGAACGTGGCGCGGGCAGCATCGTGAACATCGCGTCGACACATTCGTTCAAGATCATTCCGGGCTGCTTTCCGTATCCGGTGGCGAAGCATGGCGTGATCGGTCTGACGCGCGCGCTCGGCATCGAATACGCGCCGCGCAACGTGCGCGTCAACGCAATCGCGCCAGGCTATATCGAAACCCAACTGACGCACGACTGGTGGAACGAGCAGCCCGATCCGGCCGCCGCGAAACTGGCCACACTCGCTCTGCCGCCGATGAAGCGTATCGGCCGCCCCGAAGAAGTGGCGATGACGGCGGTGTTCCTCGCATCGGACGAAGCGCCGTTCATCAACGCCAGTTGCATTACCGTGGACGGCGGCCGCTCCGCGCTGTACCACGACTGA
- the mtgA gene encoding monofunctional biosynthetic peptidoglycan transglycosylase: protein MTATRRANRPAPVRWVFYFGAMLVIAWLATQAYYFAQIAVWNYVNPQSTAFMRSDAWTLPKDRPGISLQHTWVPYDQISHNLKRAIIASEDANFVNNNGYETDAILQAWERNKAKGKIVRGGSTITQQLARNLFLSREKSYIRKGQELIITWMLETLMDKERIFEIYLNSVEWGNGVYGAEAAAQYYFKTSAGKLTAGQSARLAVMLPRPKYFDDHRGSAYLVQRARVIARRMGAAELPD from the coding sequence ATGACAGCGACACGGCGTGCGAACCGGCCGGCTCCGGTGCGATGGGTGTTTTACTTCGGCGCGATGCTGGTGATTGCGTGGCTTGCCACGCAGGCTTATTACTTTGCGCAGATCGCGGTGTGGAATTACGTCAATCCGCAGTCGACCGCGTTCATGCGCTCGGACGCGTGGACTTTGCCGAAAGACCGGCCCGGTATCTCGTTGCAGCATACGTGGGTGCCGTACGACCAGATCTCGCACAACCTGAAGCGAGCGATCATCGCCTCCGAAGACGCGAATTTCGTCAACAACAACGGCTACGAAACCGATGCGATCCTGCAGGCCTGGGAGCGCAACAAAGCCAAGGGCAAGATTGTCCGAGGCGGGTCGACGATTACGCAGCAGCTCGCGCGGAATCTGTTTTTATCGCGTGAGAAGAGCTATATCCGCAAGGGCCAGGAACTGATCATCACGTGGATGCTTGAGACGTTGATGGACAAGGAGCGGATCTTTGAGATTTATCTCAATTCCGTTGAGTGGGGTAATGGGGTGTATGGCGCCGAGGCGGCGGCGCAGTATTACTTCAAGACGTCGGCCGGTAAGTTGACTGCGGGGCAGTCGGCCCGCCTGGCGGTGATGCTGCCGAGGCCCAAGTATTTCGATGATCATCGCGGGTCGGCTTATCTCGTGCAGAGGGCGAGGGTGATTGCGCGGCGGATGGGGGCGGCGGAATTGCCGGATTAA
- the aroE gene encoding shikimate dehydrogenase — translation MSTNATRDRYAVIGNPVGHSKSPFIHGRFAAQTGEPVDYGHLLAPVDAFVPHVRAFIDAGGRGLNVTVPFKLDAHAFADTLSPRAAAAGAVNTLRIDSTGIYGDNTDGFGLVRDIEVNLGVSLKGARILLLGAGGAARGVVLPMLDRAPHTLTIVNRTAAKAEALVDQFAQAARDAACRLTGGSARAIDAGTYDVIVNATAGSLDASLPECDDRAFGNGTLAYDMMYGAHPTVFMEHASKLGARGADGLGMLVEQAAESFYVWRGVRPDGAPVLAELRALLTAPSHA, via the coding sequence ATGAGCACGAACGCAACACGCGACCGCTATGCGGTCATCGGTAATCCGGTCGGCCATAGCAAATCGCCGTTCATCCACGGACGCTTTGCCGCGCAAACCGGTGAGCCGGTCGACTACGGCCACCTGCTGGCTCCCGTCGATGCGTTTGTGCCGCACGTGCGTGCCTTCATCGACGCGGGCGGGCGCGGCCTGAACGTGACCGTACCGTTCAAGCTCGACGCGCATGCATTTGCCGACACGTTGTCGCCGCGCGCGGCAGCGGCGGGTGCGGTGAACACGTTGCGGATCGATTCGACCGGAATTTACGGCGACAACACCGACGGTTTCGGCCTGGTGCGCGATATCGAAGTGAATCTCGGCGTGTCGCTGAAGGGCGCTCGCATTCTGTTGCTGGGCGCGGGCGGTGCGGCACGCGGCGTCGTGTTGCCGATGCTCGACCGGGCGCCGCATACGCTGACTATCGTCAATCGCACGGCGGCGAAGGCTGAAGCGCTGGTCGACCAGTTCGCGCAAGCCGCTCGCGACGCCGCATGCCGGTTGACCGGCGGCAGCGCGCGCGCGATCGACGCGGGCACCTACGACGTGATCGTCAACGCGACGGCGGGCAGTCTGGACGCGTCGTTGCCCGAGTGCGACGACCGCGCGTTCGGCAACGGCACGCTCGCGTACGACATGATGTACGGCGCGCATCCCACCGTTTTCATGGAGCACGCGAGCAAGCTTGGCGCGCGCGGTGCGGACGGCTTGGGCATGCTGGTCGAGCAGGCGGCCGAATCGTTCTACGTGTGGCGCGGCGTGCGGCCCGACGGCGCGCCAGTGCTGGCCGAATTGCGTGCGCTGCTGACGGCGCCGTCTCACGCGTAA
- a CDS encoding IclR family transcriptional regulator: MNKAMPTHAASASEADHATSATPRPVSAVKAPRASVQPASVDSIALPSTLLDITPQQAGTQTLLRGLAILEAAAAGVRDLRTFGAALGTTRSTTHRLVSSLVQARYLRQVQGGYLLGPKLIELGTIALEQMPLTAVARPHLESLAEQTLDTIHLGVRDGDDVLYIDKIPGTRGLEMRSRVGHRMPLASTGIGKAMMLDLTPDTWQSLFDASRRALAGVTFKPDNRPDAPTFMQRMTGYAAGGYTFDLEENEAAIRCVAAPVRDASGAVVAALSVASTIPYMSLERMDELIPVVQREARAISEELGWRAPQPATRRIKR, translated from the coding sequence ATGAACAAAGCGATGCCCACCCACGCCGCGAGCGCGTCCGAAGCTGATCACGCGACTAGCGCCACGCCGCGTCCGGTTTCCGCGGTCAAAGCACCGCGAGCCAGCGTCCAACCGGCTTCCGTCGACTCCATCGCGCTGCCGAGCACCCTGCTGGACATCACGCCGCAACAAGCCGGCACGCAAACGCTGCTGCGCGGCCTGGCGATTCTCGAAGCCGCCGCCGCCGGCGTGCGCGATCTCCGCACCTTCGGCGCGGCACTCGGCACGACTCGCAGCACCACGCATCGGCTAGTCAGCAGCCTCGTGCAGGCGCGCTATCTGCGGCAGGTGCAGGGCGGATATCTGCTCGGACCGAAGCTGATCGAACTGGGCACCATCGCGCTCGAACAGATGCCGCTCACGGCGGTTGCCCGTCCGCACCTCGAGTCGCTGGCGGAGCAGACGCTCGACACGATCCACCTCGGCGTGCGCGACGGCGACGACGTGCTCTACATCGACAAGATCCCGGGCACACGTGGCCTCGAAATGCGCTCGCGCGTCGGTCACCGGATGCCGCTGGCGTCGACGGGAATCGGCAAGGCGATGATGCTCGATCTCACGCCGGACACCTGGCAGTCGCTGTTCGATGCATCGCGCCGCGCACTGGCCGGCGTCACGTTCAAGCCGGATAACCGTCCCGACGCACCGACCTTCATGCAGCGCATGACGGGCTATGCAGCCGGCGGCTACACCTTCGATCTCGAAGAAAACGAAGCGGCGATCCGTTGCGTCGCGGCGCCCGTGCGCGATGCGTCGGGTGCGGTGGTGGCGGCGCTGTCGGTGGCGAGCACGATTCCGTACATGTCGCTCGAACGGATGGACGAACTGATTCCGGTCGTGCAGCGCGAAGCGCGCGCGATTTCGGAGGAACTCGGTTGGCGCGCACCGCAACCGGCAACCCGCAGGATCAAACGATGA
- a CDS encoding arabinose ABC transporter substrate-binding protein, which yields MKRRIFLTLMAAATGVLFNATAAQAADPVKIGFLVKQPEEPWFQDEWKFAEIAAKEKGFTLVKIGAPSGEKVMSAIDNLSAQKAQGFVICTPDVKLGPGIVAKAKADGLKMMTVDDRLVDGAGKPIASVPHMGISAYNIGKQVGDGLAAEIKKRGWDMKDVGAIDVTYEQLPTAHDRTSGATDALVAAGFPKANIIMAPQAKTDTENAFNAANIALTKNPQYKHWVAYALNDEGVLGAVRAAEGRGFKADNMIGIGIGGSDSALNEFKKPTPTGFYGTVIISPKRHGEETSTLMYDWITQGKEPPMLTLTTGMLATRDNVADVRQKMGLAAN from the coding sequence ATGAAACGTAGAATTTTCCTCACGCTGATGGCAGCCGCAACGGGTGTGCTGTTCAACGCAACGGCCGCGCAAGCTGCTGATCCGGTGAAGATCGGCTTCCTCGTGAAGCAGCCGGAAGAACCGTGGTTCCAGGACGAATGGAAGTTCGCCGAAATCGCCGCCAAGGAGAAGGGTTTCACGCTGGTGAAGATCGGCGCGCCGTCGGGCGAGAAGGTAATGAGCGCAATCGACAACCTGTCGGCACAGAAGGCGCAAGGCTTCGTGATCTGCACGCCGGACGTCAAGCTCGGGCCGGGCATCGTTGCGAAAGCGAAAGCTGACGGCCTGAAGATGATGACGGTCGACGACCGCCTGGTCGACGGCGCGGGCAAGCCGATCGCTTCGGTGCCGCATATGGGCATCTCCGCGTACAACATCGGCAAGCAGGTCGGCGACGGCCTGGCGGCGGAAATCAAGAAGCGCGGCTGGGACATGAAGGACGTCGGCGCGATCGACGTGACCTACGAGCAACTGCCGACCGCGCATGACCGTACGTCGGGCGCGACCGACGCACTGGTCGCCGCCGGCTTCCCGAAGGCGAACATCATCATGGCGCCGCAAGCGAAGACCGACACGGAAAACGCGTTCAACGCAGCCAACATCGCGCTGACGAAGAACCCGCAGTACAAGCACTGGGTTGCTTACGCGCTGAACGACGAAGGCGTGCTCGGCGCGGTGCGCGCAGCGGAAGGCCGCGGCTTTAAGGCGGACAACATGATCGGTATCGGCATTGGCGGTTCGGACTCGGCACTCAACGAGTTCAAGAAGCCGACGCCGACGGGCTTCTACGGCACGGTCATCATCAGCCCGAAGCGTCACGGCGAAGAAACTTCGACGCTGATGTACGACTGGATCACGCAAGGCAAGGAACCGCCGATGCTCACGCTGACCACCGGCATGCTGGCGACGCGTGACAACGTGGCCGACGTTCGTCAGAAGATGGGTCTGGCTGCGAACTAA
- a CDS encoding 2-dehydro-3-deoxy-6-phosphogalactonate aldolase, which translates to MQPHINLPAPYMPHAGLIAAFEACPLVAIMRGVTPADAAEHGQALYEAGFRIVEVPLNSPQPFDSIAAIRKVLPADAIVGAGTVLHPSFVNDVKSAGGELIVMPHSDPEVVAAAKAQGMACAPGVATPTEAFIALKNGADVLKMFPAEQLGCQVVKAWRAVIAAEVPLVPVGGITPDNMGPFLSAGANGFGLGSALYKPGQSAAVTASHAKAYINGLRIARAGAKK; encoded by the coding sequence ATGCAACCTCACATCAATCTGCCCGCTCCGTATATGCCGCACGCGGGTCTGATCGCGGCGTTCGAAGCCTGTCCGCTGGTCGCGATCATGCGCGGCGTGACGCCCGCCGATGCCGCCGAACACGGCCAGGCTCTGTACGAAGCCGGGTTTCGCATCGTCGAAGTGCCGCTGAATTCGCCGCAACCGTTCGACAGCATCGCCGCGATCCGCAAGGTGCTGCCGGCGGATGCGATCGTCGGTGCGGGCACGGTGCTGCATCCGAGCTTCGTCAACGATGTGAAGTCGGCGGGCGGCGAGTTGATCGTGATGCCGCATAGCGATCCGGAAGTCGTCGCCGCCGCCAAGGCGCAAGGCATGGCCTGTGCGCCGGGCGTCGCCACGCCGACCGAAGCGTTCATCGCGTTGAAGAACGGCGCGGACGTGCTGAAGATGTTCCCCGCCGAACAGCTCGGCTGCCAGGTCGTGAAAGCATGGCGCGCGGTGATCGCTGCCGAGGTGCCGCTGGTGCCGGTCGGCGGTATCACGCCGGACAACATGGGGCCGTTCCTCAGCGCGGGCGCGAATGGCTTCGGCCTCGGCTCGGCGCTGTACAAGCCGGGTCAGAGCGCAGCCGTGACCGCGTCGCATGCGAAGGCGTACATCAACGGCTTGCGGATCGCCCGCGCGGGCGCGAAGAAATGA
- the araH gene encoding L-arabinose ABC transporter permease AraH: protein MQARENLAQQAAKGAAEALIPASNDKTKWWQQITEYSLIVIFVVMFVTMSLTVDHFFSIENMLGLALSISQIGMVACTMMFCLASRDFDLSVGSTVAFAGVLCAMVLNATGNTFIAIIAAVAAGAVIGFVNGAVIAYLRINALITTLATMEIVRGFGFIVSHGQAVGVSSDTFIALGGLSFFGVSLPIWVTLLCFIVFGVMLNQTVYGRNTLAIGGNPEASRLAGINVERTRVYIFLIQGAVTALAGVILASRITSGQPNAAEGFELNVISACVLGGVSLLGGRATISGVVIGVLIMGTVENVMNLLNIDAFYQYLVRGAILLAAVLLDQLKNRGSRD, encoded by the coding sequence ATGCAAGCTAGAGAAAACCTCGCGCAGCAAGCCGCCAAAGGCGCGGCGGAAGCGCTGATTCCAGCGTCGAACGACAAGACGAAATGGTGGCAGCAGATCACCGAGTACAGCCTGATCGTGATTTTCGTCGTGATGTTCGTGACGATGTCGCTGACCGTCGATCACTTCTTCTCGATCGAGAACATGCTCGGCCTCGCACTGTCGATCTCGCAGATCGGCATGGTCGCGTGCACGATGATGTTCTGCCTGGCGTCACGCGATTTCGATTTGTCGGTAGGGTCGACGGTCGCGTTTGCGGGCGTGCTGTGCGCGATGGTGCTGAACGCGACCGGCAACACCTTCATTGCGATCATTGCTGCTGTTGCAGCGGGTGCGGTGATCGGTTTCGTCAACGGCGCGGTGATCGCGTATCTGCGCATCAACGCGCTGATCACGACGCTCGCGACGATGGAAATCGTGCGCGGTTTCGGTTTCATCGTGTCGCACGGCCAGGCAGTCGGCGTGTCGTCGGATACGTTTATCGCGCTGGGCGGTTTGAGCTTCTTCGGCGTGTCGCTGCCGATCTGGGTCACGCTGCTGTGCTTCATCGTGTTCGGCGTGATGCTCAACCAGACCGTGTACGGCCGCAACACGCTGGCGATCGGCGGCAACCCGGAAGCATCGCGTCTGGCCGGTATCAACGTCGAACGCACGCGCGTCTACATCTTCCTGATTCAGGGGGCGGTGACCGCGCTGGCCGGTGTGATTCTGGCGTCGCGTATTACGTCGGGTCAGCCGAATGCCGCTGAAGGTTTCGAGTTGAACGTGATCTCGGCGTGTGTGCTCGGCGGCGTGTCGCTGCTCGGCGGACGCGCGACGATTTCCGGCGTCGTGATCGGCGTGCTGATCATGGGCACGGTCGAGAACGTGATGAACCTGCTGAACATCGACGCGTTCTATCAGTACCTCGTGCGTGGCGCGATCCTGCTCGCCGCCGTGCTGCTCGACCAGTTGAAGAACCGTGGCTCGCGGGACTGA
- the araG gene encoding L-arabinose ABC transporter ATP-binding protein AraG, with translation MSATLRFDNIGKVFPGVRALDGVSFDVNVGQVHGLMGENGAGKSTLLKILGGEYQPDSGRVMIDGNEVRFTSAASSIAAGIAVIHQELQYVPDLTVAENLLLGQLPNSLGWVNKREAKRFVRERLEAMGVGLDPNAKLRKLSIAQRQMVEICKALLRNARVIALDEPTSSLSHRETEVLFKLVRDLRADNRAMIYISHRMDEIYELCDACTIFRDGRKIASHTTLEGVSRDTIVSEMVGREISDIYSYSPRPLGEVRFAAKAIEGHALAQPASFEVRRGEIVGFFGLVGAGRSELMHLVYGADRKKGGELLLDGKPIKVRSAGEAIRHGIVLCPEDRKEEGIVAMATVSENINISCRRHYLRGGMFLNRKKEAETADRFIKLLKIKTPSRRQKIRFLSGGNQQKAILSRWLAEPDLKVVILDEPTRGIDVGAKHEIYNVIYQLAERGCAIVMISSELPEVLGVSDRIVVMRQGRISGELSRKDANEQAVLSLALPQSSTALPGTGTETAAQQAA, from the coding sequence GTGTCAGCGACGCTACGTTTTGACAATATCGGCAAAGTCTTTCCAGGCGTGCGTGCGCTCGACGGTGTGTCCTTCGACGTCAACGTCGGCCAGGTTCACGGTCTGATGGGCGAAAACGGCGCAGGGAAGTCGACCCTGCTGAAGATTCTCGGCGGTGAATATCAGCCCGATTCGGGCCGCGTGATGATCGACGGAAACGAGGTGCGCTTCACGAGCGCGGCGTCTTCGATCGCGGCGGGAATCGCGGTGATTCACCAGGAATTGCAGTACGTCCCCGATCTGACGGTCGCGGAAAACCTGCTGCTCGGCCAGTTGCCCAACTCGCTCGGCTGGGTCAACAAGCGCGAGGCAAAACGCTTCGTGCGCGAACGCCTCGAAGCGATGGGCGTCGGACTCGATCCGAACGCCAAGCTGCGCAAGCTCTCGATCGCACAACGGCAGATGGTCGAAATCTGCAAGGCGCTTTTGCGCAATGCACGCGTGATCGCGCTCGATGAACCGACCAGTTCGCTGTCGCACCGCGAGACCGAAGTGCTGTTCAAGCTGGTGCGCGACCTGCGCGCCGACAACCGCGCAATGATCTACATCTCGCACCGGATGGACGAGATCTACGAGTTGTGCGATGCCTGCACGATTTTCCGCGACGGCCGCAAGATCGCTTCGCACACGACGCTCGAAGGCGTGTCGCGCGACACCATCGTCAGCGAGATGGTGGGGCGGGAAATTTCGGACATCTATAGCTATTCGCCAAGGCCGCTCGGCGAAGTGCGTTTCGCGGCGAAAGCGATCGAAGGTCACGCGCTCGCGCAACCGGCCAGCTTCGAAGTGCGGCGCGGCGAGATCGTCGGCTTCTTCGGCCTGGTTGGCGCAGGCCGCAGCGAACTGATGCACCTCGTGTATGGCGCGGATCGCAAGAAGGGCGGCGAACTGCTGCTCGACGGCAAGCCGATCAAGGTGCGCAGCGCGGGCGAAGCGATCCGGCACGGCATCGTGTTGTGCCCGGAAGACCGCAAGGAAGAGGGCATCGTTGCGATGGCGACGGTGTCGGAGAACATCAACATCAGTTGCCGCCGTCATTATCTGCGCGGAGGGATGTTCCTCAATCGCAAGAAAGAAGCGGAAACCGCCGACCGTTTCATCAAGCTGCTGAAGATCAAGACGCCGAGCCGTCGCCAGAAAATCCGCTTCCTGTCGGGCGGGAATCAGCAGAAGGCGATTCTGTCGCGCTGGCTCGCGGAACCGGATCTGAAGGTCGTGATTCTCGACGAACCGACGCGCGGGATCGACGTCGGCGCGAAGCACGAAATCTACAACGTGATCTATCAGCTTGCCGAACGCGGCTGCGCAATCGTGATGATTTCGTCGGAGTTGCCGGAAGTGCTCGGCGTATCCGACCGGATCGTCGTGATGCGTCAGGGCCGGATTTCCGGCGAACTGTCGCGCAAGGATGCAAACGAACAAGCGGTGTTGAGCCTCGCGTTGCCGCAAAGCTCGACTGCACTGCCCGGTACCGGAACTGAAACCGCTGCCCAGCAGGCGGCCTGA
- a CDS encoding SDR family NAD(P)-dependent oxidoreductase: MSSPANANARLADTAFARYPSLVDRTVLITGGATGIGASFVEHFAAQGARVAFFDIDASAGEALADQLGDSKHKPLFLTCDLTDIDALQKAIADVKAALGPIQVLVNNAANDKRHQIGDVTREFFDAGIAVNIRHQFFAAQAVMEDMKAANSGVIINLGSISWMLKNGGYPVYVMSKSAVQGLTRGLARDLGHFNIRVNTLVPGWVITEKQKRLWLDDEGRRQIKEGQCIDAELEPSDLARMALFLAADDSRMITAQDVVVDGGWA; this comes from the coding sequence ATGTCGTCTCCGGCCAATGCAAACGCCCGTCTCGCGGATACCGCGTTCGCGCGCTATCCGAGTCTCGTCGACCGCACGGTGTTGATCACGGGCGGCGCGACCGGAATCGGCGCATCGTTCGTCGAGCATTTCGCGGCGCAAGGCGCACGCGTCGCGTTCTTCGACATCGACGCGAGCGCCGGTGAAGCGCTCGCCGACCAGCTCGGCGATTCGAAGCACAAGCCGCTGTTCCTGACGTGCGATCTGACCGATATCGACGCGCTGCAAAAAGCCATCGCCGACGTGAAGGCCGCGCTCGGCCCGATCCAGGTGCTGGTGAACAACGCCGCGAACGACAAGCGTCATCAGATCGGCGACGTGACGCGCGAGTTTTTCGACGCGGGTATCGCGGTCAACATCCGTCACCAGTTCTTCGCGGCACAAGCGGTGATGGAAGACATGAAGGCGGCCAACAGCGGCGTGATCATCAATCTCGGCTCGATTAGCTGGATGCTGAAGAACGGCGGTTACCCGGTCTACGTGATGTCGAAATCGGCGGTGCAAGGTTTGACGCGCGGTCTCGCCCGCGACCTCGGCCATTTCAATATCCGCGTGAATACGCTGGTGCCGGGCTGGGTGATCACGGAGAAGCAGAAGCGCCTGTGGCTCGACGACGAAGGGCGTCGTCAGATCAAGGAAGGGCAGTGTATCGACGCCGAACTCGAGCCGTCCGACCTCGCGCGCATGGCGCTGTTCCTCGCGGCCGACGACAGCCGCATGATCACCGCGCAGGACGTCGTGGTCGACGGAGGCTGGGCGTGA
- a CDS encoding SMP-30/gluconolactonase/LRE family protein, which yields MSSGVPSSSTSQKATLLLDTKCTLGECATWCASTDRFYWTDIEGARLWRYDPVDGTNASWPMPERLACFALCADPRFVLLGLASQLAFFNLTTGEIRPVVDVEPGLHTRVNDGRCDRQGRFVFGTKDDTSPAQPIGGFYRLNCDLSLERLPLPSPAIANSIAFSPDGATMYYCDSLAFEIRACDYHADGVISNDRLFFRLPDRSVEPDGSTVDSDGGLWNAQWGGRRVVRYGPDGVETERVEVPTAHTSCVALGGPQLDTLYVTSARADLDEAALAIDTHAGGVFVATQARHGLPEPVFQGAPA from the coding sequence GTGAGTTCGGGCGTGCCTTCCAGCTCGACCTCGCAAAAGGCGACGCTGCTGCTCGATACGAAATGCACGCTTGGCGAATGCGCGACCTGGTGCGCGAGCACGGATCGCTTCTACTGGACGGATATCGAGGGCGCGCGTTTGTGGCGCTACGATCCGGTCGACGGCACCAACGCGTCGTGGCCGATGCCCGAGCGGCTCGCCTGCTTCGCGTTGTGCGCAGACCCGCGTTTTGTGCTGCTCGGTCTCGCGTCGCAACTGGCGTTTTTCAATCTGACGACCGGCGAAATCCGTCCTGTCGTCGATGTCGAACCGGGCCTGCATACGCGAGTCAACGACGGGCGTTGCGACCGTCAGGGCCGCTTCGTGTTCGGTACGAAAGACGACACGTCGCCGGCGCAACCGATTGGCGGTTTTTACCGGCTCAACTGCGATCTGTCGCTGGAACGCCTGCCGCTGCCGTCGCCCGCGATTGCGAACAGCATCGCGTTCAGCCCGGACGGCGCAACGATGTACTACTGCGATTCGCTGGCCTTCGAAATCCGCGCCTGCGACTATCATGCGGACGGCGTTATTTCCAACGACCGCCTGTTCTTCCGTCTGCCGGACCGCAGCGTCGAGCCCGACGGCTCGACCGTCGATAGCGACGGCGGCTTGTGGAACGCGCAGTGGGGCGGCCGTCGCGTGGTGCGTTATGGCCCCGATGGCGTCGAAACCGAACGCGTCGAGGTGCCGACCGCGCACACGAGTTGCGTCGCGCTGGGCGGCCCGCAACTCGACACGCTGTACGTCACGAGCGCGCGCGCCGATCTCGACGAAGCGGCGCTCGCGATCGATACTCACGCGGGTGGCGTGTTCGTGGCGACGCAAGCGCGCCACGGTTTGCCCGAGCCGGTGTTCCAGGGCGCG
- a CDS encoding 2-dehydro-3-deoxygalactonokinase, giving the protein MVTTSLANDAVAHFPDAALIALDWGTSSLRAYLFDAAGQVLATRSSPAGIMNLPRSAEQGGFDAAFDDVCGQWLKDAPNVPAIAAGMVGSAQGWLEAPYVDAPANADALVAGIVRVKAACGATLHIVPGVLQRGELPNVMRGEETQIFGALGEAANEVDPADSNVRALIGLPGTHAKWAVVQAGRIERFHTFMTGEVFAALREHTILGRTMVTPDRPDAEAFLHGVNIAREKGQAGVLATIFSARSLGLTGQLPGQKQPDYLSGLLIGHELAGLDAVLAQQQDSLAGQSLRLIGNEALCERYRLALAQFGCTQTELVKQATERGLWRVASQAGLVNPAAQPALAR; this is encoded by the coding sequence ATGGTAACGACTTCTCTCGCCAACGACGCCGTCGCGCATTTCCCGGACGCCGCGCTGATCGCGCTCGATTGGGGCACGAGTTCGCTGCGCGCGTATCTGTTCGACGCAGCGGGCCAGGTGCTGGCCACGCGCTCGTCGCCGGCCGGCATCATGAATTTGCCGCGCAGCGCCGAGCAGGGCGGTTTCGATGCAGCGTTCGACGACGTCTGCGGCCAGTGGCTCAAAGACGCGCCGAACGTACCGGCCATCGCTGCGGGCATGGTCGGCAGCGCGCAAGGCTGGCTGGAAGCACCGTATGTCGATGCGCCCGCCAATGCCGACGCATTGGTCGCGGGTATTGTCCGCGTGAAGGCGGCGTGCGGCGCGACGCTGCATATCGTGCCGGGCGTGCTGCAACGCGGCGAGTTGCCCAATGTGATGCGTGGCGAAGAAACGCAGATTTTTGGCGCGCTCGGCGAGGCCGCGAATGAAGTGGACCCCGCCGACAGCAACGTCCGCGCACTGATCGGCCTGCCCGGCACCCACGCGAAATGGGCGGTGGTGCAGGCAGGGCGGATCGAACGATTTCATACCTTCATGACCGGCGAAGTGTTCGCGGCGTTACGCGAACACACGATTCTCGGCCGCACGATGGTCACGCCCGATCGTCCGGATGCCGAAGCGTTTTTGCACGGCGTGAACATCGCGCGGGAAAAAGGCCAGGCTGGCGTGCTGGCGACCATTTTCAGCGCCCGCTCGCTCGGTCTCACCGGACAGTTGCCGGGGCAGAAGCAGCCGGATTATCTGTCGGGCCTGCTGATCGGCCACGAACTGGCCGGTCTCGACGCCGTGCTGGCGCAACAACAGGATTCACTCGCCGGGCAAAGCCTGCGTCTGATCGGCAACGAAGCGCTGTGCGAGCGTTATCGCCTCGCGCTCGCGCAATTCGGCTGCACGCAGACTGAACTGGTCAAACAGGCGACCGAGCGCGGTCTGTGGCGCGTCGCCTCGCAGGCGGGGCTCGTCAATCCGGCCGCCCAACCGGCGCTCGCCCGCTAA